A single window of Labrus mixtus chromosome 23, fLabMix1.1, whole genome shotgun sequence DNA harbors:
- the LOC132958943 gene encoding sterile alpha motif domain-containing protein 9-like yields the protein MDHHSTETLTSDSGDETSSDGEQMTLEEADKVREYVRQNPNSPNTQLFSFLVLLNTYVPGSFLLMSECQQILGPPDPIHGGPPFEERMEPFISFINISSPNPDRMCHIKPLLTTEALQLLTDSGISRSNIVKKFMDLLCRDEAQPTTVEFIKDLLTKREMGENGKEKFSPLVLDICEQENSYHAISVLKTASNIMTQNHIYPQTLSRFYYKKRGIVHYDRAETWAKIAISRAQNNSHVADTLGQVYKNRLLRTANQLEEILDMAREALTVFKDVGTKADNEEGPEMIDSAGSVNISKTFNDRGFFGFLQVAKIAFEKLQQINRDPRWTHLHNLEMEVEAKFGFFEWYLGYSKSDETPSEPSYFWKDIALCYKHYTRKDAARSTSFPGLLERLNHGLFTSMGRRAGFLEAQETTSDLEAICDDLKTTHETDVGDVEAAGRYILSNIILSNKKHNSPKLTPVNELKTVLFGFLDTEVGRRSPEFYLLVLLLFWPEEHPQLVEEEDEEVKQPATEDNGSENETGEDEDRNEQQESGEPAQLSLDVMIGPDLQQHITFMEKAFERDGYAKYLRGRNLVPLFFLGKGSGLSKWIHKSRLDAIVERQVDAELADSRHNRTKEKWNRINDLWSEGNVWQVPEIQDILLPVRTELTPPQETGQQMSVFLRGIWVTTEFESHASAHRRSYLGLTIQGPVVLGGGGGGGGGSRCDGAGIL from the coding sequence ATGGATCACCACTCAACAGAAACTTTGACATCTGACAGCGGAGATGAAACCTCTTCGGATGGTGAACAGATGACACTGGAGGAAGCTGATAAAGTCAGAGAGTATGTGAGACAAAACCCAAACTCCCCCAACACGCAACTGTTCTCTTTTCTGGTGCTGCTGAACACCTACGTTCCTGGGTCCTTTCTTCTGATGTCTGAGTGTCAACAGATCCTTGGACCTCCTGATCCCATCCATGGAGGTCCCCCCTTTGAAGAAAGAATGGAGCCTTTTATCAGCTTCATAAACATATCCAGTCCAAACCCTGACCGCATGTGTCACATTAAGCCACTGTTAACAACTGAAGCATTACAGCTACTCACTGACTCAGGAATTTCAAGGAGTAATATTGTGAAGAAATTCATGGATTTACTCTGCAGAGATGAGGCCCAACCAACAACAGTAGAGTTCATCAAAGATTTACTGACCAAGAGAGAAATGGGAGAAAATGGCAAAGAGAAGTTCTCACCGTTAGTTTTAGATATATGTGAGCAGGAGAATTCTTACCACGCTATCTCTGTCTTGAAAACCGCATCAAATATAATGACACAGAACCACATCTATCCCCAAACTCTTTCCCGTTTCTATTACAAAAAGAGAGGTATTGTGCACTATGACAGAGCTGAAACTTGGGCAAAGATAGCCATTAGCAGAGCTCAAAACAACTCTCATGTGGCTGACACTCTTGGCCAGGTTTACAAGAACCGTTTACTGAGGACAGCCAATCAACTGGAGGAAATCTTAGACATGGCTCGAGAGGCCTTGACGGTGTTTAAAGATGTGGGAACAAAAGCTGACAACGAAGAAGGGCCTGAAATGATAGATTCAGCGGGCAGcgtaaacatttcaaaaactttTAACGACAGAGGATTTTTTGGCTTCCTCCAAGTGGCAAAGATAGCCTTTGAGAAACTCCAACAGATAAACCGTGATCCTCGATGGACACACCTCCACAATTTGGAAATGGAAGTTGAAGCCAAAtttggcttttttgaatggtaCCTTGGCTACTCCAAGTCCGACGAGACACCCTCAGAGCCGTCCTACTTCTGGAAAGACATTGCTCTCTGCTACAAACACTATACCAGAAAAGACGCAGCGCGTTCCACCAGCTTTCCGGGCCTCCTGGAGCGTTTGAATCACGGCCTGTTCACGTCAATGGGAAGACGCGCCGGGTTTTTGGAGGCGCAGGAAACCACCTCTGATTTAGAAGCAATCTGCGACGATTTGAAAACCACCCATGAGACAGATGTTGGAGATGTCGAAGCGGCTGGGAGGTACATTCTCTCAAATATCATCTTGAGCAACAAGAAGCATAACTCCCCGAAACTCACTCCTGTGAATGAACTCAAGACCGTTCTGTTCGGATTCTTGGACACTGAAGTGGGGCGTAGAAGCCCTGAGTTTTATCTTTtggtgctgctgttgttttggcctgaggaacatcctcagttggttgaagaagaggatgaggaagtgAAACAACCGGCAACAGAGGACAACGGGTCAGAAAACGAGACCGGGGAGGATGAGGACAGAAATGAGCAACAGGAATCAGGAGAGCCTGCACAACTGTCGCTTGACGTGATGATTGGACCTGATCTGCAACAACACATCACATTCATGGAGAAAGCATTTGAGAGAGATGGGTATGCCAAGTACCTCCGAGGTCGAAACCTTGTGCCTCTCTTTTTTCTGGGAAAGGGCTCTGGACTGAGCAAGTGGATTCACAAATCAAGGTTGGACGCTATTGTGGAGAGACAGGTCGATGCTGAGCTAGCCGATAGCCGACACAACAGAACAAAGGAGAAATGGAACCGGATCAATGACTTGTGGAGCGAAGGGAACGTGTGGCAAGTCCCAGAGATACAAGACATCCTTCTTCCAGTTAGGACTGAGCTCACACCTCCACAGGAAACAGGCCAgcaaatgtctgtttttcttagAGGGATTTGGGTTACGACTGAGTTTGAATCACATGCTTCAGCGCATAGACGTTCCTATCTTGGCTTAACCATTCAGGGTCCAGTtgtcttggggggggggggggggggggggggggggtccagaTGTGATGGGGCAGGGATACTGTAG
- the LOC132958406 gene encoding macrophage mannose receptor 1-like: MAWLHWTIPLIGLLFLFQRTTQLTSQQYHLIKSHRSWYDAQRFCRVKYTDLATVGNMDDNDELLTALGHDWTYSWIGLQKGGARRWMWSDGSGPASFYKWHDGEPSGDEWCVEISEKGGWNDLSCADTKGCVCYERQINGDKRYVYRSDARSWAYSLELCRSEHTDMAYINSEQDMADVIQTIKTWYGSIILEKKVWIGLFSDAWMWADGSQTSFRNWLAYKPDRENCAAVSVRYKGRWVDAQCNQENTFVCQGGLKVKKMVMRMMVRSDLNLTDSKIRDALLKELEARLRLRSVDDFILSWRSDRHGQVFQYYEELKEEVAETGC; encoded by the exons ATGGCGTGGTTACATTGGACTATACCCTTAATTG GGCTTCTCTTCTTGTTTCAGAGGACCACTCAGCTGA CATCTCAGCAATACCACCTCATCAAAAGCCACCGGAGCTGGTATGACGCTCAGAGGTTCTGCAGGGTGAAGTACACCGACCTCGCCACCGTCGGCAACATGGACGACAACGACGAGCTGCTGACGGCGCTGGGCCATGACTGGACCTACAGCTGGATCGGGCTTCAGAAAGGAGGTGCTCGCAGGTGGATGTGGTCGGATGGCAGCGGCCCAGCGTCGTTCTACAAGTGGCATGACGGTGAACCTTCGGGCGATGAATGGTGCGTGGAGATATCTGAGAAAGGCGGCTGGAACGATCTATCCTGCGCAGACACAAAAGGTTGCGTGTGCTATGAAC GTCAAATCAATGGTGACAAAAGGTATGTTTATCGTTCTGATGCACGTAGCTGGGCTTACAGTCTGGAGCTGTGCCGAAGTGAGCACACTGACATGGCCTACATCAACAGCGAGCAGGATATGGCTGATGTCATCCAGACAATCAAAACATGGTATGGTAGCAtcattctggaaaaaaaagtgtggatcGGTCTGTTCAGTGATGCCTGGATGTGGGCCGACGGAAGTCAAACCTCCTTCAGGAACTGGCTGGCTTACAAGCCGGATCGGGAAAACTGCGCTGCAGTTTCAGTTCGTTACAAGGGGCGCTGGGTCGACGCTCAGTGTAACCAGGAGAACACATTCGTCTGTCAGGGTG GTCTCAAAGTAAAGAAGATGgtgatgaggatgatggtgCGCTCAGATTTGAACCTGACAGACTCAAAAATACGGGACGCTCTCCTGAAAGAG TTGGAGGCGCGCCTAAGACTCCGGTCGGTGGACGACTTCATTTTAAGTTGGAGAAGTGACCGACATGGACAAGTCTTCCAATACTATGAGGAGTTGAAGGAGGAGGTCGCAGAGACGG GATGCTGA